Proteins encoded by one window of Inmirania thermothiophila:
- the galU gene encoding UTP--glucose-1-phosphate uridylyltransferase GalU: protein MKVRKAVFPVAGLGTRFLPATKASPKEMLPVVDKPLIQYAAEEAVAAGISELIFVTSSAKRAIEDHFDKNFELEVELERRGKHALLEQVRRIVPAGVSCVYVRQPEALGLGHAVLCARQVVGEEPFAVILADDLIDGGDRPVLAQMVEAFEREGASILAVEEVDPEETHKYGVVKPEGGEGALVRIRGIVEKPHPEVAPSNLAVVGRYVLTPRILDLLEHTERGAGGEIQLTDAIAELLHHEPVFAYRYRGRRYDCGSKLGYLEATVEYGLRHPELGEDFRRYLAGRCPGL, encoded by the coding sequence GTGAAGGTACGCAAGGCCGTCTTTCCGGTCGCCGGGCTCGGCACCCGGTTCCTGCCCGCCACCAAGGCGAGCCCCAAGGAGATGCTGCCGGTGGTGGACAAGCCGCTGATCCAGTACGCCGCCGAGGAGGCGGTGGCCGCCGGCATCAGCGAGCTGATCTTCGTCACCAGCTCCGCCAAGCGCGCCATCGAGGACCACTTCGACAAGAACTTCGAGCTGGAGGTGGAGCTGGAGCGGCGCGGCAAGCACGCGCTGCTCGAGCAGGTGCGCCGCATCGTCCCGGCGGGGGTGAGCTGCGTCTACGTGCGCCAGCCCGAGGCCCTGGGCCTCGGCCACGCGGTGCTGTGCGCCCGCCAGGTGGTGGGCGAGGAGCCCTTCGCGGTGATCCTCGCCGACGACCTCATCGACGGCGGCGACCGTCCCGTGCTGGCGCAGATGGTGGAGGCCTTCGAGCGCGAGGGGGCGAGCATCCTCGCGGTGGAGGAGGTGGACCCCGAGGAGACCCACAAGTACGGGGTGGTCAAGCCCGAAGGGGGCGAGGGGGCGTTGGTGCGCATCCGGGGCATCGTCGAGAAGCCGCACCCGGAGGTGGCGCCCTCCAACCTCGCGGTGGTGGGGCGCTACGTGCTGACGCCGCGGATCCTCGACCTGCTCGAGCACACCGAGCGCGGCGCCGGCGGCGAGATCCAGCTCACCGACGCCATCGCCGAGCTCCTCCATCACGAGCCCGTCTTCGCCTACCGCTACCGCGGCCGGCGCTACGACTGCGGCAGCAAGCTGGGCTATCTCGAGGCGACGGTGGAGTACGGGCTGCGCCACCCGGAGCTGGGCGAGGACTTCCGCCGCTACCTCGCAGGCCGCTGCCCCGGGCTCTGA
- a CDS encoding phosphoribosylanthranilate isomerase: MPTRTRVKICGLRRPADAVAAAAAGADAIGLVFYGPSPRAVDLGQALAVAAAVPPFVARVALFVDPDPELVRGVLATVPVELLQFHGEEPPAFCRSFGRPYIKAVRLREAGDWARAEARWGDAAALLADTDRPGRPGGTGETFDWSLVPAHRRLPLILAGGLRPDNVGAAVRAVRPYAVDVSGGVERAPGEKDPARMEAFLGEVRDADAA; the protein is encoded by the coding sequence ATGCCCACGCGCACCCGGGTCAAGATCTGCGGCCTGAGGCGGCCGGCGGACGCCGTCGCCGCGGCGGCCGCGGGCGCCGACGCCATCGGTCTCGTCTTCTACGGGCCCAGCCCGCGGGCGGTGGACCTGGGGCAGGCGCTGGCGGTGGCGGCGGCGGTGCCCCCGTTCGTCGCCCGCGTGGCCCTGTTCGTGGATCCGGATCCCGAGCTGGTGCGGGGCGTGCTGGCCACGGTGCCGGTGGAGCTTCTCCAGTTCCACGGCGAGGAGCCGCCCGCCTTCTGCCGCAGCTTCGGCCGCCCCTACATCAAGGCGGTGCGGCTGCGGGAGGCGGGCGACTGGGCGCGGGCCGAGGCCCGCTGGGGCGACGCCGCGGCGCTGCTCGCCGACACCGACCGGCCGGGCAGGCCCGGCGGCACGGGCGAGACCTTCGACTGGTCGCTGGTGCCGGCGCACAGGCGGCTGCCGCTGATCCTCGCCGGGGGGCTGCGGCCGGACAACGTCGGCGCCGCGGTGCGCGCGGTCCGGCCCTACGCGGTGGACGTCAGCGGCGGCGTGGAGCGGGCGCCGGGGGAGAAGGACCCGGCGCGGATGGAGGCCTTTCTGGGGGAGGTGCGCGATGCCGACGCAGCCTGA
- a CDS encoding CoA pyrophosphatase: METDTLICRLRRAVAGPPGEAGGDHRLDPGLAPRAPAVAAAVLVPVLRRPAPTVLLTRRTDHLHDHAGQVSLPGGRCEPGDPHPEATALRESEEEIGLAPGAVEILGRLERYETVTGFAITPVLALVDGGFVPRPDPFEVAEVFEVPLAQVLDPAAYRLERREVAGRRRTFRVLPHPRHFIWGATAGILYRLACRCADAAAGV; the protein is encoded by the coding sequence ATGGAGACCGACACGCTCATCTGCCGCCTGCGCCGTGCCGTTGCCGGGCCGCCCGGCGAGGCCGGCGGCGACCATCGCCTCGATCCGGGGCTGGCGCCGCGCGCCCCGGCGGTGGCGGCGGCGGTGCTGGTGCCCGTGCTCCGCCGGCCTGCGCCCACCGTCCTCCTCACCCGCCGCACCGACCATCTCCACGACCACGCCGGCCAGGTGAGCCTGCCGGGGGGGCGCTGCGAACCCGGCGATCCGCACCCGGAGGCCACCGCCCTGCGCGAGAGCGAGGAGGAGATCGGGCTCGCCCCGGGGGCGGTGGAGATCCTCGGGCGCCTGGAGCGCTACGAGACCGTGACGGGCTTCGCCATCACGCCGGTGCTGGCGCTGGTGGACGGCGGTTTCGTGCCGCGGCCCGACCCCTTCGAGGTGGCGGAGGTCTTCGAGGTGCCGCTGGCGCAGGTCCTCGATCCCGCCGCCTACCGCCTGGAGCGGCGCGAGGTGGCGGGCCGGCGGCGCACCTTCCGCGTCCTGCCCCACCCGCGGCACTTCATCTGGGGGGCCACCGCCGGGATCCTCTACCGGCTCGCCTGCCGCTGCGCCGACGCCGCCGCCGGGGTATGA
- the trpA gene encoding tryptophan synthase subunit alpha, translating to MSRIAARFEALRAAGRTGLVPFLTAGDPDAETTLRALHALVAAGADVVELGVPFSDPMADGPVIQRASERALAAGMTLRGVLELVRRFRESDAETPVVLMGYLNPVERMGYEAFAEAAAAAGADGVLTVDLPPEEGEGLFAALRARGLDPVLLAAPTTPPARLARIGAEGSGFLYYVSLKGVTGAAHLDPGAVAEGVARVRAAVDLPVAVGFGIRDAASAARVGRLADAVVVGSAVVAAMEAAQAAGADPAAAAAEVLAPMRAALDAGEGEP from the coding sequence ATGAGCCGGATCGCGGCCCGCTTCGAGGCGCTGCGCGCGGCGGGGCGGACGGGGCTGGTGCCCTTCCTCACCGCCGGCGACCCGGACGCGGAGACGACCCTGCGTGCCCTGCACGCGCTGGTGGCGGCGGGGGCCGACGTGGTGGAGCTGGGGGTGCCCTTCTCCGACCCCATGGCCGACGGCCCCGTGATCCAGCGCGCCAGCGAGCGCGCCCTCGCCGCCGGCATGACCCTGCGCGGCGTGCTGGAGCTGGTCCGTCGCTTCCGCGAGTCCGATGCCGAGACCCCGGTGGTCCTCATGGGCTATCTCAACCCGGTGGAGCGCATGGGCTACGAGGCCTTCGCCGAGGCCGCCGCGGCGGCGGGCGCCGACGGCGTCCTCACCGTGGACCTGCCGCCGGAGGAGGGCGAGGGGCTGTTCGCCGCGCTGCGCGCCCGCGGGCTCGATCCGGTGCTGCTCGCCGCCCCCACGACGCCGCCGGCGCGGCTTGCGCGCATCGGCGCCGAGGGCTCCGGGTTCCTCTACTACGTCTCCCTCAAGGGGGTGACCGGCGCCGCCCACCTCGATCCCGGGGCGGTGGCGGAGGGGGTGGCGCGGGTGCGCGCGGCGGTGGATCTGCCGGTGGCGGTGGGCTTCGGCATCCGCGACGCCGCCTCGGCGGCGCGGGTGGGGCGGCTCGCCGACGCGGTGGTGGTGGGCAGCGCGGTGGTGGCGGCCATGGAGGCGGCGCAGGCGGCGGGCGCCGATCCGGCCGCGGCCGCAGCCGAGGTGCTGGCGCCGATGCGCGCCGCCCTGGACGCAGGGGAGGGGGAGCCGTGA
- a CDS encoding SPOR domain-containing protein, which produces MQQRLVGAVVLVALAVIFVPMILERGGGALPEAAIPPRPEIPPALDRAPEPVAPPQVAAVPPRQPEPAPQVPVPPQAREAAEAARAIPPAEAWVVQVGSFGRRDNAVALRDRLRKAGFTAFIEEAEAGGETAYRVRVGPELGEDEAKALQRRLAGEQGLEGVVLRLR; this is translated from the coding sequence ATGCAGCAGCGCCTGGTCGGGGCCGTGGTCCTGGTGGCCCTGGCGGTGATCTTCGTCCCCATGATCCTGGAGCGCGGCGGCGGCGCGCTGCCCGAGGCGGCGATCCCGCCGCGGCCCGAGATCCCCCCGGCCCTCGACCGCGCCCCCGAGCCCGTGGCGCCGCCGCAGGTGGCGGCGGTGCCGCCGCGCCAGCCCGAGCCGGCCCCGCAGGTGCCGGTGCCGCCGCAGGCGCGTGAGGCCGCCGAGGCGGCCCGCGCCATCCCGCCCGCCGAGGCCTGGGTGGTGCAGGTGGGCAGCTTCGGCCGCCGCGACAACGCCGTCGCCCTGCGCGATCGGCTGCGCAAGGCCGGCTTCACCGCCTTCATCGAGGAGGCGGAGGCGGGCGGGGAGACCGCCTACCGGGTCCGCGTCGGGCCGGAGCTCGGCGAGGACGAGGCGAAGGCCCTGCAGCGGCGGCTCGCCGGCGAGCAGGGGCTCGAGGGGGTGGTGCTGCGCCTGCGCTGA
- a CDS encoding YgaP family membrane protein gives MTVDRLVLAFAGLFILASLALAQLHDPRWLWFTAFVGANLLQAAFTRFCPLARILARLGAPRGTIFS, from the coding sequence ATGACGGTGGATCGACTGGTGCTGGCCTTCGCGGGCCTCTTCATCCTCGCAAGCCTGGCCCTCGCGCAGCTGCACGACCCGCGCTGGCTGTGGTTCACGGCCTTCGTGGGGGCGAACCTGCTGCAGGCGGCCTTCACCCGCTTCTGCCCGCTGGCGCGGATCCTCGCCCGCCTCGGCGCACCCAGGGGCACGATCTTCTCCTGA
- a CDS encoding YqiA/YcfP family alpha/beta fold hydrolase → MHWIYLHGFASGPATTKGTFLRTRLAACGIDLETPDLNLPRFETLTLTAQVEAVRGRIAAAPGPVALVGSSMGGYVAALVADDEPRVAALALLAPAFRFLERYLAHIGEAAHDAWRRRGWMEVAHYARGGRHRLHYGLVEDARRHPAEPGRRTLPALVVHGIRDEVVPWSDSVRYLERNPQAELLLLAADHALTDRLETLWRALRAWGAALDPRLGRREAAPQSPGQRPAR, encoded by the coding sequence ATGCACTGGATCTATCTCCACGGCTTCGCCTCGGGGCCCGCCACCACCAAGGGGACCTTCCTGCGCACGCGCCTCGCCGCGTGCGGCATCGACCTCGAGACCCCCGACCTCAACCTCCCCCGCTTCGAGACCCTGACCCTCACGGCCCAGGTGGAGGCGGTGCGCGGGCGCATCGCCGCCGCCCCGGGGCCCGTGGCCCTCGTCGGCTCCAGCATGGGGGGGTACGTGGCCGCCCTCGTCGCCGACGACGAGCCGCGCGTCGCCGCCCTCGCCCTCCTCGCCCCCGCCTTCCGCTTCCTCGAGCGCTACCTCGCCCACATCGGCGAAGCGGCCCACGACGCATGGCGGCGCCGCGGCTGGATGGAGGTGGCGCACTACGCCCGGGGCGGCCGGCACCGCCTCCACTACGGGCTCGTCGAGGACGCCCGCCGCCACCCCGCCGAGCCCGGCCGCCGGACCCTGCCGGCGCTGGTGGTGCACGGCATCCGCGACGAGGTGGTCCCTTGGAGCGACAGCGTCCGCTACCTGGAGCGCAATCCGCAGGCGGAGCTGCTGCTGCTCGCCGCCGACCACGCCCTCACCGACCGCCTCGAGACCCTCTGGCGCGCGCTGCGGGCGTGGGGCGCCGCGCTGGATCCGCGCCTCGGGCGCAGGGAGGCGGCGCCTCAGAGCCCGGGGCAGCGGCCTGCGAGGTAG
- a CDS encoding DcaP family trimeric outer membrane transporter → MTRGSRSFVATASAAGTLAAALAAAPAAAVEFQVPGTSTKLDLGGYVKLDIIYNDVTAGEDSQANIEFTPSAIPIDGKEEGTDQIQFNGRESRVWIKTSTPTDKGPLNSHLEFDFDTAEGNQVVSNSRGARIRHAYFTWNNILMGRTWSTVMILPALPETNDFGGPAGDSFVRQGQVRLTFPFEGGSFQLAFENPESFLFDASGGSFMVVDDDQIPDIIGRVNQLEPRLGHRLGAGRLPAAA, encoded by the coding sequence ATGACGCGAGGCAGCCGTTCCTTCGTCGCCACCGCGAGCGCCGCCGGCACCCTGGCCGCCGCCCTCGCCGCGGCCCCGGCCGCGGCCGTCGAGTTCCAGGTGCCGGGCACCAGCACCAAGCTCGACCTCGGCGGCTACGTCAAGCTCGACATCATCTACAACGACGTCACCGCCGGCGAGGACTCGCAGGCCAACATCGAGTTCACGCCCTCGGCCATCCCCATCGACGGCAAGGAGGAGGGCACCGACCAGATCCAGTTCAACGGCCGCGAGAGCCGGGTCTGGATCAAGACCTCCACCCCCACCGACAAGGGCCCCCTCAACAGCCACCTGGAGTTCGACTTCGACACCGCCGAGGGCAACCAGGTGGTGTCCAACTCGCGCGGGGCGCGCATCCGCCACGCCTACTTCACCTGGAACAACATCCTCATGGGGCGCACCTGGTCGACGGTGATGATCCTGCCGGCGCTGCCCGAGACCAACGACTTCGGCGGCCCCGCCGGCGACAGCTTCGTGCGCCAGGGCCAGGTGCGGCTCACCTTCCCCTTCGAGGGCGGCAGCTTCCAGCTCGCCTTCGAGAACCCGGAGTCGTTCCTCTTCGACGCCTCCGGCGGCAGCTTCATGGTCGTGGACGACGACCAGATCCCCGACATCATCGGCCGCGTCAATCAACTGGAACCGCGCCTGGGGCACCGTCTCGGTGCTGGGCGTCTTCCGGCAGCTGCGTAA
- the accD gene encoding acetyl-CoA carboxylase, carboxyltransferase subunit beta has product MSWFERLVPSRIRTEGRRSKKVPEGLWTKCPGCAAILYRPELERNLEVCPKCGHHMRIGARRRLDAFLDAEPREEIGAELAPVDALRFRDSKRYKDRIAQAQKSTGERDALVVLRGALEGRPLVAAAFEFAFMGGSMGSVVGERFVRGVERCLDEGIPLVCFTASGGARMQEALFSLMQMAKTSAALERMHRAGLPYICVLTDPTTGGVSASLAMLGDLLIAEPGALIGFAGPRVIQQTVRETLPEGFQRSEFLLEHGAIDMIVDRRALRPRIALLLDLLLGGAAA; this is encoded by the coding sequence GTGAGCTGGTTCGAGCGCCTGGTGCCGTCGCGGATCCGCACCGAGGGGCGGCGCAGCAAGAAGGTCCCGGAGGGGCTCTGGACCAAGTGCCCGGGGTGCGCCGCGATCCTCTACCGGCCCGAGCTGGAGCGCAACCTGGAGGTCTGCCCCAAGTGCGGCCACCACATGCGCATCGGCGCCCGCCGCCGCCTCGACGCCTTCCTCGACGCCGAGCCGCGCGAGGAGATCGGGGCGGAGCTGGCGCCGGTGGATGCCCTGCGCTTCCGCGACAGCAAGCGCTACAAGGATCGCATCGCCCAGGCCCAGAAGAGCACCGGGGAGCGGGATGCGCTGGTGGTGCTGCGCGGCGCCCTCGAGGGCCGGCCCCTGGTGGCGGCGGCCTTCGAGTTCGCCTTCATGGGCGGGTCCATGGGCTCGGTGGTGGGCGAGCGCTTCGTGCGCGGGGTCGAGCGCTGCCTCGACGAGGGCATCCCCCTGGTCTGCTTCACCGCGAGCGGCGGCGCGCGCATGCAGGAGGCCCTCTTCTCCCTCATGCAGATGGCCAAGACCAGCGCCGCCCTCGAGCGGATGCACCGCGCCGGGCTGCCCTACATCTGCGTCCTCACCGACCCCACCACCGGCGGCGTCTCGGCGAGCCTCGCCATGCTCGGCGACCTCCTCATCGCCGAGCCGGGGGCGCTGATCGGCTTCGCCGGGCCGCGCGTGATCCAGCAGACCGTGCGCGAGACCCTGCCGGAGGGCTTCCAGCGCAGCGAGTTCCTCCTCGAGCACGGCGCCATCGACATGATCGTGGACCGCCGCGCGCTGCGCCCGCGCATCGCGCTGCTGCTGGACCTCCTCCTCGGCGGCGCCGCCGCCTGA
- the trpB gene encoding tryptophan synthase subunit beta, which translates to MPTQPDPALPDARGHFGPYGGRFVAETLMQPLEALEAAWRRFMADPGFLAELDADLAHYVGRPTPLYLAERWSRALGGARIYLKREDLNHTGAHKINNCVGQALLARRMGKRRLIAETGAGQHGVATATVAARLGMACVVYMGAEDVRRQAINVYRMRLLGAEVVPVEAGSRTLKDALNEALRDWVTHVDDTFYVIGTVAGPHPYPAMVRDFQAVIGRETRAQILEREGRLPDALVACVGGGSNAIGLFHPFLADEAVALWGVEAAGEGLASGRHAAPLCAGAPGVLHGNRTYLMEDDDGQILATHSISAGLDYPGVGPEHAWLKDTGRARYVAVTDEEALAAFHELARTEGILPALESAHALAWARRLAPELGRDAVVVVNLSGRGDKDIHTVAAREGIEV; encoded by the coding sequence ATGCCGACGCAGCCTGACCCGGCGCTGCCGGACGCCCGCGGGCACTTCGGCCCCTACGGCGGGCGCTTCGTGGCCGAGACCCTGATGCAGCCGCTGGAGGCGCTGGAGGCGGCCTGGCGCCGCTTCATGGCGGATCCCGGGTTCCTCGCCGAGCTGGATGCCGACCTCGCCCACTACGTGGGCCGCCCGACGCCCCTCTATCTGGCCGAGCGCTGGAGCCGGGCGCTGGGCGGGGCGCGGATCTATCTCAAGCGCGAGGACCTCAACCACACCGGGGCGCACAAGATCAACAACTGCGTCGGCCAGGCGCTGCTCGCCCGCCGCATGGGCAAGCGCAGGCTCATCGCCGAGACCGGCGCCGGCCAGCACGGGGTGGCCACGGCCACGGTGGCGGCCCGCCTGGGGATGGCGTGCGTGGTCTACATGGGCGCCGAGGACGTGCGCCGCCAGGCCATCAACGTCTACCGCATGCGCCTGCTGGGGGCCGAGGTGGTGCCGGTGGAGGCCGGGTCGCGCACCCTCAAGGACGCCCTCAACGAGGCCCTGCGCGACTGGGTCACCCACGTGGACGACACCTTCTACGTCATCGGCACGGTGGCCGGCCCCCATCCCTACCCGGCGATGGTGCGCGACTTCCAGGCCGTGATCGGGCGCGAGACGCGGGCCCAGATCCTCGAGCGCGAGGGCCGGCTGCCCGACGCCCTCGTGGCCTGCGTCGGCGGGGGCTCCAACGCCATCGGCCTCTTCCATCCCTTCCTCGCCGACGAGGCTGTCGCCCTCTGGGGGGTGGAGGCGGCGGGCGAGGGGCTCGCCAGCGGGCGGCACGCCGCGCCCCTGTGCGCCGGCGCCCCGGGGGTGCTGCACGGCAACCGCACCTATCTCATGGAGGACGACGACGGCCAGATCCTCGCCACCCACTCCATCTCCGCCGGGCTCGACTACCCGGGGGTCGGTCCGGAGCACGCCTGGCTCAAGGACACGGGGCGGGCCCGCTACGTCGCCGTCACCGACGAGGAGGCCCTGGCCGCCTTCCACGAGCTCGCCCGCACCGAGGGCATCCTGCCGGCGCTGGAGTCGGCCCACGCCCTCGCCTGGGCGCGCCGGCTGGCACCGGAGCTCGGCCGCGACGCCGTCGTGGTGGTCAACCTCTCCGGGCGCGGCGACAAGGACATCCACACCGTGGCGGCGCGGGAGGGGATCGAGGTATGA
- a CDS encoding cytosolic protein, protein MRAYLLMTGSGPLVILTSHASLTDPSLLEKLRAKGVEKFIAYPIPLEEARARYGGHFQVVVNDLRESDDLRVLDYNGERAFRLFRLRDLGEPIVHDPD, encoded by the coding sequence ATGCGTGCCTATCTCCTCATGACCGGCAGCGGCCCCCTGGTGATCCTCACCTCCCACGCCAGCCTCACCGACCCCTCGCTGCTGGAGAAGCTGCGCGCCAAGGGGGTGGAGAAGTTCATCGCCTATCCCATCCCCCTGGAGGAGGCGAGGGCGCGCTACGGCGGGCACTTCCAGGTGGTGGTCAACGACCTGCGCGAGAGCGACGACCTGCGCGTGCTCGACTACAACGGTGAGCGCGCCTTCCGCCTCTTCCGCCTGCGGGACCTCGGCGAGCCCATCGTCCACGACCCGGACTGA
- the folC gene encoding bifunctional tetrahydrofolate synthase/dihydrofolate synthase: MAADLAGWLDRIGRAHPRAMELGLERVRAVLARLGWQGAPWPVVTVAGTNGKGSVVALLEAACLAAGRRVGAYTSPHLVRFNERVRIGGAEAGDEALCEAFARVEAARGDIPLTYFEFATLAALVLFAEAGIEAAVLEVGLGGRLDAVNAVDPDVAVITQVALDHTEWLGPDREAIGAEKAGILRPGRPAVVGEAAPPRSVLEAAARLGAAIRVAGRDYRWEAAGGGWRFRCDGVDERLPAPALPGAHQLANAACARMAFELLRTHLAAPAAAFAEGLVRVRLAGRLQVVPGTPELVLDVAHNPAAAAALAAWLAACRRPTAAVLGMLADKDAAATVAALAPVVDAWHTIPLPGARGRSAEDLARAVRGAAPGAVVAAWPDVGAALAAARAAVPAQGRVVVTGSFLTVGAALPLVGAAP, translated from the coding sequence GTGGCCGCCGATCTCGCCGGGTGGCTCGATCGCATCGGGCGGGCCCACCCCAGGGCCATGGAGCTCGGCCTCGAGCGGGTGCGGGCCGTGCTCGCGCGGCTCGGCTGGCAGGGGGCGCCGTGGCCGGTGGTGACGGTGGCGGGGACCAACGGCAAGGGCTCGGTGGTGGCCCTGCTGGAGGCGGCCTGCCTCGCCGCCGGGCGCCGTGTCGGGGCCTACACCTCGCCCCATCTCGTGCGCTTCAACGAGCGGGTGCGCATCGGCGGTGCCGAGGCCGGCGACGAGGCCCTGTGCGAGGCCTTCGCCCGCGTCGAGGCCGCCCGCGGCGACATCCCCCTCACCTACTTCGAGTTCGCCACCCTTGCCGCGCTGGTCCTCTTCGCCGAGGCCGGGATCGAGGCGGCGGTGCTGGAGGTGGGGCTCGGCGGGCGGCTGGACGCGGTCAACGCCGTCGACCCGGACGTGGCCGTGATCACCCAGGTCGCCCTCGACCACACCGAGTGGCTGGGGCCCGACCGCGAGGCCATCGGCGCCGAGAAGGCGGGGATCCTGCGCCCGGGGCGCCCGGCGGTGGTGGGCGAGGCGGCGCCGCCGCGCAGCGTTCTCGAGGCGGCGGCCCGGCTCGGGGCGGCGATCCGCGTGGCGGGCAGGGACTACCGCTGGGAGGCGGCGGGCGGCGGCTGGCGCTTCCGCTGCGACGGGGTGGACGAGCGCCTGCCCGCGCCGGCGCTCCCCGGCGCGCACCAGCTCGCCAACGCCGCCTGCGCGCGCATGGCCTTCGAGCTGCTGCGCACGCATCTCGCCGCACCGGCCGCGGCCTTCGCCGAGGGGCTTGTGCGGGTGCGTCTGGCGGGGCGGCTGCAGGTGGTGCCGGGGACGCCCGAGCTCGTCCTGGACGTGGCCCACAACCCGGCGGCCGCGGCGGCCCTTGCGGCCTGGCTCGCGGCCTGCAGGCGGCCGACGGCGGCGGTCCTCGGGATGCTCGCGGACAAGGACGCCGCGGCGACGGTGGCGGCGCTGGCGCCGGTGGTGGACGCCTGGCACACGATCCCGCTGCCGGGGGCGCGCGGGCGCAGCGCGGAGGATCTGGCGCGGGCGGTGCGGGGCGCGGCCCCGGGGGCGGTGGTGGCGGCCTGGCCCGATGTGGGGGCGGCCCTTGCGGCGGCGCGCGCGGCGGTGCCGGCACAGGGGCGGGTGGTGGTGACCGGCTCCTTCCTCACCGTCGGCGCCGCCTTGCCGCTGGTGGGGGCGGCGCCGTAA
- a CDS encoding DcaP family trimeric outer membrane transporter, whose protein sequence is MLGVFRQLRNEGTKDETETAFWGAVGGRINVGGGKDNLRFEINGGDGIGRYASLALSPDAVLRADGTLSAVSSVQGFVAYQHWWTPTVRSNLVYGIADIDQETGLADTEEETVQSVHLNLMWSPQKNVRYGIEYLYGKRELFNGDEGELNRLQFSGRYVF, encoded by the coding sequence GTGCTGGGCGTCTTCCGGCAGCTGCGTAACGAGGGGACCAAGGACGAGACCGAGACCGCCTTCTGGGGCGCCGTGGGCGGGCGCATCAATGTGGGCGGGGGCAAGGACAACCTCCGCTTCGAGATCAACGGCGGCGACGGCATCGGCCGCTACGCCAGCCTCGCCCTCTCCCCCGACGCCGTGCTGCGGGCCGACGGCACCCTGAGCGCGGTCTCGTCGGTGCAGGGCTTCGTCGCCTATCAGCACTGGTGGACGCCGACGGTGCGCTCCAACCTGGTCTACGGCATCGCCGACATCGACCAGGAGACGGGCCTCGCCGACACCGAGGAGGAGACGGTGCAGTCGGTGCACCTGAACCTGATGTGGAGCCCGCAGAAGAACGTGCGCTACGGCATCGAGTACCTCTACGGCAAGCGCGAGCTCTTCAACGGCGACGAGGGCGAGCTCAACCGCCTGCAGTTCTCCGGCCGCTACGTCTTCTGA
- a CDS encoding cofactor-independent phosphoglycerate mutase codes for MKYLIVVGDGMSDEPVAALGGRTPLAAACTPHLDRMVRAGVGGAARLTPEGFEPGSDVANLGLLGCDVREGYTGRSPLEAAAMGVALGPGDVAFRCNLVSLAGEGTVMGDFSAGHIGSAEAAEIVADLDRRLGGDGIRFHAGVGYRHLMVWAGGSDAVRCVPPHDIMGRALAPHLPTGPGAERLRGLMEAARAILADHPVNRRRRARGEAAADGIWLWGQGRRPRLAPLAERFGVTGAMISAVDLLKGIALHLGMEVVEVPGATGWIDTDYEGKAAAAMAALDRHDLVCVHLEAPDEAGHAGRADLKVQAIEDLDRRLLGPLLAHLEARGGPWRALALPDHPTPVRLRTHAAGPVPFAACGEGIAPDGNTRYDEDLLAHPGRVFDPGHGLLPWFLGRG; via the coding sequence GTGAAGTACCTGATCGTCGTCGGCGACGGCATGAGCGACGAGCCCGTCGCCGCCCTCGGCGGGCGCACCCCGCTCGCGGCCGCGTGCACGCCGCACCTCGACCGCATGGTACGCGCGGGGGTGGGGGGCGCGGCGCGCCTGACTCCGGAGGGCTTCGAGCCCGGCAGCGACGTCGCCAACCTCGGGCTGCTGGGTTGCGACGTGCGCGAGGGCTACACCGGCCGCAGCCCGCTGGAGGCGGCGGCGATGGGGGTCGCCCTCGGACCCGGCGACGTCGCCTTTCGCTGCAACCTGGTCAGCCTCGCGGGGGAGGGCACCGTCATGGGCGACTTCTCCGCCGGGCACATCGGCAGCGCCGAGGCGGCGGAGATCGTCGCCGACCTGGACCGCCGCCTCGGCGGCGACGGCATCCGCTTCCACGCCGGCGTCGGCTACCGCCACCTGATGGTCTGGGCCGGCGGGAGTGATGCCGTGCGCTGCGTGCCGCCGCACGACATCATGGGCCGGGCGCTCGCGCCGCACCTGCCGACGGGGCCCGGGGCGGAGCGGCTGCGGGGGCTGATGGAGGCGGCGCGGGCGATCCTCGCCGACCACCCCGTCAACCGCCGCCGGCGCGCGCGGGGGGAGGCGGCCGCGGACGGCATCTGGCTCTGGGGGCAGGGGCGCAGGCCGCGCCTTGCGCCGCTCGCCGAGCGCTTCGGGGTCACGGGCGCCATGATCTCGGCGGTGGATCTGCTCAAGGGCATCGCCCTGCACCTGGGGATGGAGGTGGTGGAGGTGCCGGGCGCCACCGGGTGGATCGACACCGACTACGAGGGCAAGGCCGCGGCGGCGATGGCGGCCCTGGATCGGCACGATCTCGTCTGCGTCCACCTGGAGGCGCCGGACGAGGCCGGGCATGCCGGTCGCGCCGACCTCAAGGTGCAGGCCATCGAGGATCTGGACCGGCGGCTCCTGGGGCCGCTGCTGGCGCATCTGGAGGCGCGGGGCGGGCCGTGGCGCGCGCTGGCCCTGCCCGACCACCCGACCCCGGTGCGCCTGCGCACCCACGCCGCGGGGCCCGTGCCCTTCGCCGCCTGCGGCGAGGGCATCGCCCCCGACGGCAACACGCGCTACGACGAGGACCTGCTCGCGCACCCGGGGCGGGTCTTCGACCCGGGCCACGGGCTCCTGCCCTGGTTCCTGGGGCGGGGCTGA